The Juglans microcarpa x Juglans regia isolate MS1-56 chromosome 2S, Jm3101_v1.0, whole genome shotgun sequence genome has a window encoding:
- the LOC121253435 gene encoding uncharacterized protein LOC121253435 produces MPPRRRMSNLNVNENERGANPSAFEVLRAAAHQLIDDLAQNPVGRQRNFNEGGGSIEQFNRMHPPSFDGKGGPTLVEDWVQDIEEILRVLTYTDEQKVAYATFKLTGEAKRWWISERTIREAGGTEIVSWPHFKQIFLERFFPSSAREDKAMEFATLVQGSMTVHQYAAKFIKLSHFAAYLIPDEEKKACKFEQGLNEKLYERVVGFQIRNFSELVDKATVFERSLQRSVALHDQRKMTISSGPHSGMDQGSWKKRNDGSSSGKRMVQGTQQAYQCRTCNRVHTQEGNGTMLPLWQIGPLSQGLLFAIG; encoded by the coding sequence atgccacctcgtcgtcgTATGTCGAATTTGAACGTGAACGAGAACGAAAGGGGAGCAAACCCAAGTGCTTTTGAAGTGCTACGAGCAGCAGCTCATCAGTTAATAGACGATCTCGCGCAAAATCCGGTGGGTCGCCAACGCAACTTTAATGAAGGAGGTGGTAGCATAGAACAGTTCAATCGGATGCACCCCCCTTCATTTGATGGCAAAGGCGGACCCACCCTAGTTGAAGATTGGGTGCAAGATATTGAAGAGATATTGCGGGTGTTAACCTACACAGATGAACAAAAGGTGGCATATGCAACATTCAAACTGACCGGTGaggcaaaaagatggtggatctCAGAAAGAACTATCCGAGAAGCAGGCGGAACAGAAATAGTCAGTTGGCCACATTTTAAGCAGATTTTTCTTGAGCGATTTTTCCCAAGCTCGGCTCGAGAGGACAAGGCAATGGAATTTGCCACTCTGGTGCAGGGATCCATGACGGTACACCAATATGCAGctaaattcattaaattatcCCATTTTGCTGCGTATCTGATTCCTGACGAAGAAAAGAAAGCGTGTAAATTCGAACAAGGGctaaatgaaaaactttatgaacGAGTAGTGGGCTTCCAGATTCGGAATTTCTCAGAATTGGTGGATAAGGCTACAGTTTTTGAGCGAAGCCTTCAAAGGAGCGTTGCATTGCACGATCAGAGGAAGATGACTATTTCATCGGGGCCTCATTCTGGTATGGACCAAGGAtcgtggaaaaagagaaatgatggtAGTAGCTCGGGAAAAAGGATGGTTCAGGGCACCCAACAAGCATATCAATGTAGAACTTGCAACCGAGTACATACTCAGGAAGGAAACGGGACTATGCTACCGTTGTGGCAAATCGGGCCATTATCTCAGGGACTGCTCTTTGCGATTGGATAG